From Vigna unguiculata cultivar IT97K-499-35 chromosome 5, ASM411807v1, whole genome shotgun sequence, the proteins below share one genomic window:
- the LOC114183662 gene encoding LOW QUALITY PROTEIN: golgin candidate 5 (The sequence of the model RefSeq protein was modified relative to this genomic sequence to represent the inferred CDS: inserted 1 base in 1 codon), whose product MAWFSGKKSWGNFPDLAGAVNKLQESVKNIEKNFDTALGFEEKAESSSEDAGSWPVSTDTKALFNPVMAFMGNKSEESTEEMSEKDESSERDSETKKLLEVPESLDHTPVEEGNKALETDNEVHVGDEEITAQEENKILKKEEDGEHTESAADETIEYNLDHGKEEHHLLEMPVELTESSVEKIESLDAIDHSKEKEITDEGTSESPVSMQLTPPSLADDVVEAVTSEFGESHGISDGNANSQAETQQESKEERVQADESVKRVSSAQHEASGEGEXRDDTDTSVLQSVASDEASNSDQSSTEQLSSGTPNESSKVETVELLPETETAAKENESDHFAHDVEADMKVHHIRSERTMSDSGAMVELERVKREMKMMEAALQGAARQAQAKADDIAKLMNENEQLKSVIEDFKRKSNEAEVESLREEYHQRVATLERKVYALTKERDTLRREQSKKIDAAALLKEKDEIITQVMAEGEELSKKQATQESTIRKLRAQIRDLEEEKKGLTTKLQVEENKVESIKRDKTATEKLLQETIEKHQNEIAAQKEYYTTALAAAKEAEALAEARVNNEARTELESRLREAEERESMLVQALEELRQTLSRKEQQAVFKEDMLRRDIEDLQKRYQASERRCEELITQVPESTRPLLRQIEAMQETNARRAEAWAAVERTLNSRLQEAEAKAATAEERERSVNERLSQTLSRINVLEAQISCLRAEQTQLSRTLEKERQRAAESRQEYLAAKEEADTQEGRVRQLEEEIRDIRQKYKLELQEALIHREHLQQEIEKEKAARSELERTARVHSAPSSDQTPITKQTSAFENGNLSRKISSASSLGSLEESHFLQASLDLSDSISDRRIPGEVSMSPYYVKSMTPSSFEAALRQKEGELASYMSRLASLESIRDSLADELVKMTEQCEKLRGEAAVLPGLRSELDALRRRHSAALELMGERDEELEELRADIVDLKEMYREQVNLLVNKIQRMKPSMMDSD is encoded by the exons ATGGCGTGGTTTAGTGGGAAAAAATCGTGGGGGAACTTCCCCGATTTGGCGGGAGCCGTTAATAAGCTTCAGGAGAGTGTGAAGAATATTGAGAAGAATTTTGATACCGCTCTTGGCTTCGAAGAGAAGGCTGAGTCCAGCAGTGAAG ATGCAGGGTCATGGCCTGTATCTACTGACACGAAAGCCCTATTTAATCCTGTCATGGCCTTTATGGGGAACAAAAGTGAGGAATCTACGGAAGAAATGTCTGAAAAAGATGAATCCTCTGAACGAGATTCTGAAACTAAGAAGTTACTAGAAGTGCCAGAGTCTCTGGATCATACACCTGTGGAGGAAGGAAACAAAGCCCTTGAAACTGATAATGAAGTCCATGTTGGAGATGAAGAAATCACTGCccaagaagaaaataaaattcttaagaaagaagaagatggtgAGCATACAGAGTCAGCAGCGGATGAAacaattgaatataatttgGATCATGGAAAGGAGGAACACCACTTACTGGAGATGCCTGTTGAATTGACTGAATCCTCTGTTGAGAAAATTGAGAGTTTAGATGCCATAGACCATTCTAAAGAGAAAGAGATTACCGATGAGGGAACCTCTGAGAGTCCAGTGTCAATGCAACTCACGCCTCCTAGTCTTGCAGACGATGTAGTTGAGGCTGTTACTAGCGAGTTTGGTGAATCACATGGTATTAGTGATGGGAATGCAAATTCTCAAGCTGAGACACAACAGGAGAGTAAAGAAGAGAGGGTGCAAGCAGATGAAAGTGTAAAGAGAGTATCTTCTGCTCAACATGAAGCATCGGGTGAAGGTG AAAGAGATGATACTGACACTTCTGTTCTACAGTCTGTGGCTTCTGATGAAGCCAGTAACTCTGATCAATCAAGTACTGAACAGTTGTCCAGTGGTACTCCAAATGAATCTTCTAAGGTGGAAACTGTAGAGTTATTACCTGAAACTGAAACAGCtgcaaaagaaaatgaaagcgACCACTTTGCCCATGATGTTGAAGCTGACATGAAAGTGCATCATATAAGATCTGAAAGAACTATGTCTGACTCTGGCGCCATGGTTGAACTAGAGAGGGTGAAAAGGGAAATGAAAATGATGGAAGCTGCCCTACAAGGTGCTGCAAGACAGGCTCAG GCAAAAGCTGATGACATTGCAAAATTGATGAATGAAAATGAACAATTAAAATCCGTGATTGAGGATTTCAAG AGAAAATCCAATGAGGCAGAAGTTGAGTCTTTGCGAGAGGAATACCATCAGAGAGTTGCAACTCTTGAGAGAAAG GTTTACGCTCTCACTAAGGAGAGGGATACACTTCGCCGAGAGcagagtaaaaaaattgatgccGCTGCTCTCTTGAAAGAAAAGGATGAGATAATTACCCAAGTAATGGCAGAAG GTGAAGAACTTTCAAAAAAGCAGGCTACTCAAGAATCCACAATTAGGAAACTAAGGGCTCAG ATCAGAGATCTTGAGGAGGAGAAGAAAGGTTTGACTACTAAACTTCAG GTGGAGGAGAATAAAGTAGAAAGTATCAAGAGGGACAAGACAGCTACAGAGAAGTTGCTGCAAGAAACAATAGAAAAACACCAAAATGAAATTGCAGCACAGAAAGAATATTATACAACTGCTTTGGCTGCTGCTAAGGAAGCTGAAGCATTAGCTGAGGCTCGTGTGAACAATGAAGCAAGAACTGAGCTAGAAAGTCGTCTGAGAGAAGCTGAGGAACGTGAATCTATGCTAGTCCAGGCACTTGAAGAATTGAGACAAACATTAAGTAGAAAGGAACAACAG GCTGTCTTCAAAGAAGACATGCTTCGCAGGGACATTGAGGATCTTCAAAAACGTTATCAG GCAAGTGAAAGACGGTGTGAGGAACTGATTACGCAAGTTCCTGAATCCACAAGGCCACTTTTAAGGCAAATTGAAGCCATGCAG GAAACAAATGCCAGAAGAGCTGAAGCTTGGGCAGCTGTTGAAAGAACTCTCAATTCTCGACTTCAG GAAGCTGAGGCTAAAGCTGCAACTGCAGAGGAAAGAGAGCGATCTGTGAATGAACGCTTATCTCAGACCTTGTCTCGAATTAATGTCCTTGAGGCTCAG ATTTCCTGTTTAAGAGCAGAACAGACTCAATTAAGTAGGACCCTTGAAAAAGAGAGACAAAGGGCAGCTGAAAGTAGGCAGGAATATCTTGCAGCAAAGGAGGAAGCTGACACTCAAGAAGGTCGTGTGAGACAGCTTGAGGAAGAGATCAGAGACATTAGACAGAAATACAAGCTAGAGTTACAGGAGGCACTGATACACAGGGAGCATCTTCAGCAG gagatagaaaaagaaaaggctGCTCGATCAGAGCTGGAGAGAACTGCCCGTGTTCATTCTGCTCCATCGTCAGATCAAACTCCCATTACAAAGCAAACTTCTGCTTTTGAGAATG GAAACCTGTCTCGGAAAATATCTAGTGCAAGCTCCCTTGGAAGCTTGGAAGAAAGCCACTTTCTGCAAGCATCGTTGGACTTATCTGATAGTATTTCTGATAGGAGAATCCCAGGAGAAGTAAGTATGAGCCCTTACTATGTGAAAAGCATGACACCTAGTTCTTTTGAAGCTGCGCTTCGTCAGAAGGAGGGTGAACTTGCTTCATACATGTCACGCCTG GCATCACTGGAATCTATCCGCGATTCTCTTGCTGACGAGCTGGTCAAAATGACAGAACAG TGTGAGAAGTTGCGTGGGGAGGCTGCTGTATTACCTGGCTTACGGTCAGAGCTAGACGCACTAAGGAGGAGGCACTCTGCTGCTTTGGAATTGATGGGCGAACGTGATGAAGAG CTGGAGGAACTACGTGCGGATATTGTAGACTTGAAGGAAATGTACAGAGAACAAGTGAACTTGCTTGTTAATAAG ATCCAGCGTATGAAACCATCAATGATGGATAGCGACTAG
- the LOC114183123 gene encoding pentatricopeptide repeat-containing protein At4g21065-like isoform X1, whose amino-acid sequence MSFCSIRKTQETSRILSTHSFSFKIFPVSPSYFQRRFLHRSFATQQIPQHHPFTSLHAQVQSFPSSPSNHHRYASLLESCISVKALRPGKQLHARLCQLGIAYNQDLATKLVNFYSVCNSIRNAHQLFDQIPKGNLFLWNVLIRAYAWNGPHEVAISLYHQMLEYGLKPDNFTLPFVLKACSALSTIEDGRIIHERVIRTGWERDVFVGAALVDMYAKCGCVVDARHVFDKIVERDTVLWNSMLAAYAQNGHPDESLSLCREMAATSVRPTEATLVTVISSSADIACLPHGREIHGFGWRHGFQSNDKVKTALIDMYAKCGSVKVACILFERLREKRVVSWNAIITGCAMHGLVVEALDLFERMREEAQPDHITFVGVLAACSRGRLLDEGRALYKLMVRDYCINPTVQHYTCMVDLLGHCGQLDEAYDLIRQMDVTADSGVWGALLNSCKTHGNVELGEVALEKLIELEPDDSGNYVILANMYAQSGKWEGVARLRQLMIDKGIKKNIACSWIEVKNKVYAFLSGDVSHPNSGAIYAELKRLEGLMREAGYVPDTGSVFHDVEEDEKADMVCSHSERLAIAFGLISTLPGTRLLITKNLRICEDCHVAIKFISEITEREITVRDVNRYHHFKHGMCSCGDYW is encoded by the coding sequence ATGTCTTTCTGTTCTATTAGGAAGACGCAGGAAACCTCAAGAATCCTTTCTACACAttcattctctttcaaaatctTCCCCGTTTCACCATCTTATTTCCAACGCCGATTCTTGCATCGTTCATTTGCCACACAACAAATCCCTCAACACCACCCTTTTACTTCACTCCACGCTCAAGTTCAATCATTTCCTTCATCCCCATCTAATCACCACCGTTACGCTTCGCTACTTGAGTCTTGTATTTCCGTCAAGGCGTTAAGGCCTGGGAAACAACTCCACGCCCGATTGTGTCAACTGGGTATTGCTTACAATCAAGATTTGGCCACCAAGCTGGTCAATTTTTACAGCGTTTGTAATTCTATTCGGAATGCCCACCAGCTGTTCGACCAAATTCCTAAAGGGAATTTATTTCTGTGGAACGTCTTGATTCGGGCTTATGCGTGGAATGGGCCCCACGAGGTTGCCATTTCACTCTACCACCAGATGCTTGAGTATGGGCTCAAGCCCGATAATTTCACTCTCCCATTTGTTCTCAAAGCATGCTCTGCACTCTCCACGATTGAAGACGGAAGGATCATTCACGAGCGTGTGATACGAACTGGGTGGGAGAGGGATGTGTTTGTTGGTGCAGCTCTTGTTGACATGTATGCTAAGTGTGGTTGTGTGGTCGATGCCCGTCACGTGTTCGACAAAATTGTTGAGAGAGATACTGTGTTATGGAACTCCATGCTGGCTGCTTATGCTCAAAATGGACACCCTGACGAATCGCTTTCTCTATGCCGCGAGATGGCAGCAACGAGTGTAAGACCCACCGAGGCAACTTTAGTCACTGTGATTTCATCTTCAGCTGACATTGCCTGTCTTCCTCATGGAAGGGAGATCCATGGATTTGGTTGGAGACATGGGTTTCAATCCAATGACAAGGTGAAAACTGCTTTGATAGACATGTATGCAAAATGTGGTTCTGTAAAAGTTGCTTGTATCTTGTTTGAGCGGCTTAGGGAGAAAAGGGTTGTATCTTGGAATGCAATTATTACTGGCTGTGCGATGCATGGTCTTGTTGTTGAAGCTTTGGACTTGTTTGAGAGAATGAGGGAAGAGGCTCAGCCAGATCATATAACATTTGTTGGTGTTCTTGCAGCTTGCAGCCGAGGGCGTTTGCTTGATGAAGGGCGAGCACTGTATAAGTTGATGGTGAGGGATTACTGTATCAACCCCACTGTTCAACACTACACATGCATGGTTGATCTCCTTGGTCACTGTGGTCAACTGGATGAGGCGTATGATCTTATAAGACAAATGGACGTAACGGCAGATTCCGGTGTATGGGGTGCTTTACTGAATTCATGCAAAACCCATGGGAATGTGGAGTTAGGAGAGGTGGCTTTAGAGAAATTAATCGAACTTGAACCCGATGACTCTGGCAATTATGTGATTTTGGCCAACATGTATGCTCAATCAGGTAAGTGGGAAGGAGTTGCTAGGTTGAGGCAGTTAATGATAGATAAAggaataaagaaaaacattgcTTGTAGCTGGATTGAAGTAAAGAACAAGGTCTATGCATTTCTTTCTGGAGATGTTTCACATCCAAATTCTGGTGCAATATATGCAGAGTTAAAGAGGTTAGAAGGACTAATGCGAGAAGCTGGATATGTCCCTGATACAGGATCTGTCTTCCATGATGTGGAGGAAGATGAGAAGGCAGACATGGTGTGCAGTCACAGCGAAAGACTAGCTATTGCATTTGGACTCATAAGTACATTGCCAGGGACCAGGCTTTTGATAACAAAGAATCTTCGGATTTGTGAGGATTGTCATGTTGCAATCAAGTTCATATCGGAAATCACGGAGAGGGAGATAACAGTGAGAGACGTCAATCGCTATCATCATTTTAAGCATGGAATGTGTTCATGTGGTGACTATTGGTGA
- the LOC114183123 gene encoding pentatricopeptide repeat-containing protein At3g46790, chloroplastic-like isoform X2, which translates to MSFCSIRKTQETSRILSTHSFSFKIFPVSPSYFQRRFLHRSFATQQIPQHHPFTSLHAQVQSFPSSPSNHHRYASLLESCISVKALRPGKQLHARLCQLGIAYNQDLATKLVNFYSVCNSIRNAHQLFDQIPKGNLFLWNVLIRAYAWNGPHEVAISLYHQMLEYGLKPDNFTLPFVLKACSALSTIEDGRIIHERVIRTGWERDVFVGAALVDMYAKCGCVVDARHVFDKIVERDTVLWNSMLAAYAQNGHPDESLSLCREMAATSVRPTEATLVTVISSSADIACLPHGREIHGFGWRHGFQSNDKVKTALIDMYAKCGSVKVACILFERLREKRVVSWNAIITGCAMHGLVVEALDLFERMREEAQPDHITFVGVLAACSRGRLLDEGRALYKLMVRDYCINPTVQHYTCMVDLLGHCGQLDEAYDLIRQMDVTADSGVWGALLNSCKTHGNVELGEVALEKLIELEPDDSGNYVILANMYAQSELKRLEGLMREAGYVPDTGSVFHDVEEDEKADMVCSHSERLAIAFGLISTLPGTRLLITKNLRICEDCHVAIKFISEITEREITVRDVNRYHHFKHGMCSCGDYW; encoded by the exons ATGTCTTTCTGTTCTATTAGGAAGACGCAGGAAACCTCAAGAATCCTTTCTACACAttcattctctttcaaaatctTCCCCGTTTCACCATCTTATTTCCAACGCCGATTCTTGCATCGTTCATTTGCCACACAACAAATCCCTCAACACCACCCTTTTACTTCACTCCACGCTCAAGTTCAATCATTTCCTTCATCCCCATCTAATCACCACCGTTACGCTTCGCTACTTGAGTCTTGTATTTCCGTCAAGGCGTTAAGGCCTGGGAAACAACTCCACGCCCGATTGTGTCAACTGGGTATTGCTTACAATCAAGATTTGGCCACCAAGCTGGTCAATTTTTACAGCGTTTGTAATTCTATTCGGAATGCCCACCAGCTGTTCGACCAAATTCCTAAAGGGAATTTATTTCTGTGGAACGTCTTGATTCGGGCTTATGCGTGGAATGGGCCCCACGAGGTTGCCATTTCACTCTACCACCAGATGCTTGAGTATGGGCTCAAGCCCGATAATTTCACTCTCCCATTTGTTCTCAAAGCATGCTCTGCACTCTCCACGATTGAAGACGGAAGGATCATTCACGAGCGTGTGATACGAACTGGGTGGGAGAGGGATGTGTTTGTTGGTGCAGCTCTTGTTGACATGTATGCTAAGTGTGGTTGTGTGGTCGATGCCCGTCACGTGTTCGACAAAATTGTTGAGAGAGATACTGTGTTATGGAACTCCATGCTGGCTGCTTATGCTCAAAATGGACACCCTGACGAATCGCTTTCTCTATGCCGCGAGATGGCAGCAACGAGTGTAAGACCCACCGAGGCAACTTTAGTCACTGTGATTTCATCTTCAGCTGACATTGCCTGTCTTCCTCATGGAAGGGAGATCCATGGATTTGGTTGGAGACATGGGTTTCAATCCAATGACAAGGTGAAAACTGCTTTGATAGACATGTATGCAAAATGTGGTTCTGTAAAAGTTGCTTGTATCTTGTTTGAGCGGCTTAGGGAGAAAAGGGTTGTATCTTGGAATGCAATTATTACTGGCTGTGCGATGCATGGTCTTGTTGTTGAAGCTTTGGACTTGTTTGAGAGAATGAGGGAAGAGGCTCAGCCAGATCATATAACATTTGTTGGTGTTCTTGCAGCTTGCAGCCGAGGGCGTTTGCTTGATGAAGGGCGAGCACTGTATAAGTTGATGGTGAGGGATTACTGTATCAACCCCACTGTTCAACACTACACATGCATGGTTGATCTCCTTGGTCACTGTGGTCAACTGGATGAGGCGTATGATCTTATAAGACAAATGGACGTAACGGCAGATTCCGGTGTATGGGGTGCTTTACTGAATTCATGCAAAACCCATGGGAATGTGGAGTTAGGAGAGGTGGCTTTAGAGAAATTAATCGAACTTGAACCCGATGACTCTGGCAATTATGTGATTTTGGCCAACATGTATGCTCAATCAG AGTTAAAGAGGTTAGAAGGACTAATGCGAGAAGCTGGATATGTCCCTGATACAGGATCTGTCTTCCATGATGTGGAGGAAGATGAGAAGGCAGACATGGTGTGCAGTCACAGCGAAAGACTAGCTATTGCATTTGGACTCATAAGTACATTGCCAGGGACCAGGCTTTTGATAACAAAGAATCTTCGGATTTGTGAGGATTGTCATGTTGCAATCAAGTTCATATCGGAAATCACGGAGAGGGAGATAACAGTGAGAGACGTCAATCGCTATCATCATTTTAAGCATGGAATGTGTTCATGTGGTGACTATTGGTGA